One stretch of Scophthalmus maximus strain ysfricsl-2021 chromosome 12, ASM2237912v1, whole genome shotgun sequence DNA includes these proteins:
- the LOC118284801 gene encoding mamu class II histocompatibility antigen, DR alpha chain-like isoform X1: MMMMKMMMKELVLVLACVLSVSAEGLHDDLAVGGCSDTGGEFTYNLDGEEKWFADFVNKRGVNPQPSFIDPITYPEGAYQQAEANLQICRSNLNIVREAMKDVPLENDPPSSPMIYTRDFVELGEKNTLICHVTGFYPAPVQVYWTKNGENVTEGASLNVPYPNKDGSFRQTSRLDFTPQSGDVYSCSVSHPALSQPVTRIWDVEEQQPSTGPAVFCGLGLTIGLLGVAAGTFFLIKGNECS, translated from the exons atgatgatgatgaagatgatgatgaaggagctcgtcctcgtcctcgcttgtgtcctcagtgtctctgctgAAG GTCTACATGATGACCTTGCTGTCGGTGGCTGCTCAGACACTGGTGGAGAGTTCACATACAATCTGGATGGTGAAGAGAAGTGGTTTGCTGACTTCGTCAACAAGAGAGGAGTTAATCCTCAGCCCAGTTTCATAGATCCAATCACATACCCGGAAGGAGCCTATCAACAAGCTGAGGCCAATCTACAGATCTGCAGATCAAACCTGAACATCGTACGTGAAGCCATGAAGGACGTCCCACTGGAAAATG ATCCTCCTTCCAGTCCGATGATCTACACCAGAGACTTTGTGGAGCTCGGAGAGAAAAACACCCTGATCTGTCATGTGACTGGTTTCTACCCTGCTCCTGTCCAAGTCTACTGGACCAAGAACGGAGAGAACGTGACCGAGGGAGCGAGTCTCAACGTTCCCTATCCCAACAAAGATGGGTCCTTCAGACAAACGTCCAGACTGGACTTCACCCCACAGTCGGGAGACGTCTACAGCTGTTCAGTGTCACATCCAGCTCTGAGCCAACCAGTGACCAGAATCTGGG atgtggaggagcagcagcccaGCACTGGACCTGCAGTATTCTGTGGACTGGGTCTGACTATTGGTCTGCTCGGTGTGGCTGCTGGAACCTTCTTCCTCATCAAAGGAAATGAgtgcagctga
- the LOC118284801 gene encoding rano class II histocompatibility antigen, B alpha chain-like isoform X2 — MMMMKMMMKELVLVLACVLSVSAEGLHDDLAVGGCSDTGGEFTYNLDGEEKWFADFVNKRGVNPQPSFIDPITYPEGAYQQAEANLQICRSNLNIVREAMKDVPLENDPPSSPMIYTRDFVELGEKNTLICHVTGFYPAPVQVYWTKNGENVTEGASLNVPYPNKDGSFRQTSRLDFTPQSGDVYSCSVSHPALSQPVTRIWDVEVKLTCVCFCLQMWRGS, encoded by the exons atgatgatgatgaagatgatgatgaaggagctcgtcctcgtcctcgcttgtgtcctcagtgtctctgctgAAG GTCTACATGATGACCTTGCTGTCGGTGGCTGCTCAGACACTGGTGGAGAGTTCACATACAATCTGGATGGTGAAGAGAAGTGGTTTGCTGACTTCGTCAACAAGAGAGGAGTTAATCCTCAGCCCAGTTTCATAGATCCAATCACATACCCGGAAGGAGCCTATCAACAAGCTGAGGCCAATCTACAGATCTGCAGATCAAACCTGAACATCGTACGTGAAGCCATGAAGGACGTCCCACTGGAAAATG ATCCTCCTTCCAGTCCGATGATCTACACCAGAGACTTTGTGGAGCTCGGAGAGAAAAACACCCTGATCTGTCATGTGACTGGTTTCTACCCTGCTCCTGTCCAAGTCTACTGGACCAAGAACGGAGAGAACGTGACCGAGGGAGCGAGTCTCAACGTTCCCTATCCCAACAAAGATGGGTCCTTCAGACAAACGTCCAGACTGGACTTCACCCCACAGTCGGGAGACGTCTACAGCTGTTCAGTGTCACATCCAGCTCTGAGCCAACCAGTGACCAGAATCTGGG ATGTGGAGGTGAagttaacgtgtgtgtgtttctgtctccagatgtggaggggaagttaa